In Pseudomonas fakonensis, one DNA window encodes the following:
- a CDS encoding flagellar motor protein yields the protein MDVLSLIGLILAFVAIVGGNLLEGGHVGALINGPAALIVLGGTLAAALLQSPLSSFKRALQIVRWILFPPRVDLAGGIDRVVNWSLTARKEGLLGLEGVADAEPDPYARKGLQLLVDGAEPEAIRSILEVDFLTQESRDIQAAKVFESMGGYAPTIGIIGAVMGLIHVMGNLADPSQLGGGIAVAFVATIYGVASANLILLPIANKLKAVTLRQSRYREMLLEGLLSIAEGENPRSIELKLQGFME from the coding sequence ATGGATGTGCTGAGCCTTATCGGCCTGATCCTGGCGTTCGTCGCCATCGTTGGCGGCAACCTGCTCGAAGGCGGCCATGTCGGCGCACTGATCAACGGCCCGGCGGCGCTGATCGTACTCGGCGGTACCCTGGCTGCAGCCTTGCTGCAGTCGCCGCTGTCGTCGTTCAAGCGTGCCCTGCAGATTGTGCGCTGGATCCTCTTCCCGCCACGGGTCGACCTGGCCGGTGGTATCGACCGGGTGGTCAACTGGAGCCTCACCGCGCGCAAGGAGGGCCTGCTGGGCCTGGAAGGCGTGGCTGATGCCGAGCCCGACCCCTATGCGCGCAAGGGCCTGCAACTGCTGGTGGACGGCGCCGAGCCCGAAGCCATTCGCAGCATCCTCGAAGTCGACTTCCTGACCCAGGAATCCCGCGACATCCAGGCGGCCAAGGTGTTCGAGAGCATGGGCGGCTACGCCCCGACCATCGGTATCATCGGTGCGGTAATGGGCCTGATCCACGTGATGGGCAACCTGGCCGACCCGTCGCAACTGGGCGGTGGCATTGCCGTGGCATTCGTGGCCACCATTTATGGTGTGGCCAGTGCCAACCTGATCCTGCTGCCGATCGCCAACAAGCTCAAGGCGGTGACCCTGCGCCAGTCGCGCTACCGTGAAATGCTCCTCGAGGGCCTGCTGTCGATCGCCGAAGGCGAGAACCCGCGCTCGATCGAGCTCAAGCTGCAAGGCTTCATGGAGTAA
- a CDS encoding chemotaxis protein CheA, which produces MSFGADEEILQDFLVEAGEILEQLSEQLVELESRPDDADLLNAIFRGFHTVKGGAGFLQLNELVECCHIAENVFDILRKGERRVDAELMDVVLEALDTVNSMFGQVRERSDITPATPELLAALSRLAEPGGAEAPAPAAAPEPVAEAAVEADITDTEFEQLLDSLDAVKAEAAVHEQMQGEVVSGNGDEITDAEFESLLDQLHGKGQFSAPAPANALAAAPAAGSDEITDDEFESLLDQLHGKGTFAVDALPAVSAAPAAAPAGDDISEHEFEALLDQLHGKGKFGGAAATAEAPAAAAVAAAPKAEAAPAAKPAPAPAPAAAAKPAAAPAPARAPAPGGEKHGASEAETTVRVDTARLDEIMNMVGELVLVRNRLVRLGLNSGDEAMSKAVSNLDVVTADLQTAVMKTRMQPIKKVFGRFPRLVRDLARQLKKEINLELVGEETDLDKNLVEALADPLVHLVRNAVDHGVEMPDEREASGKARTGRVVLSAEQEGDHILLSISDDGKGMDPSVLRAKAVEKGLMDKDAADRLSESDCYNLIFAPGFSTKTEISDVSGRGVGMDVVKTKISQLNGSINIFSAKGQGSKIVIKVPLTLAIMPTLMVMLANQAFAFPLVNVNEIFHLDLSRTNVVDGQEVVIVRDKALPLFYLKRWLVQDQAHEEQHEGHVVILSVGTQRIGFVVDQLVGQEEVVIKPLGKMLQGTPGMSGATITGDGRIALILDVPSMLKRYAARRI; this is translated from the coding sequence ATGAGCTTCGGCGCCGATGAAGAAATCCTCCAGGATTTCCTGGTAGAAGCCGGCGAAATCCTCGAGCAACTGTCCGAGCAACTGGTCGAGCTGGAAAGCCGGCCTGACGATGCGGACCTGCTCAATGCGATTTTCCGCGGTTTCCACACTGTAAAAGGGGGCGCCGGCTTCCTCCAGCTCAACGAGCTGGTGGAGTGCTGCCACATCGCCGAGAACGTGTTCGACATCCTGCGCAAAGGTGAGCGCCGGGTCGACGCGGAACTGATGGATGTGGTGCTCGAGGCACTCGATACGGTCAACAGCATGTTTGGCCAGGTGCGCGAGCGCAGCGACATCACCCCAGCCACCCCGGAGCTGCTGGCCGCGCTGTCGCGCCTGGCCGAGCCCGGCGGTGCCGAGGCGCCAGCCCCTGCGGCGGCGCCTGAGCCGGTGGCCGAAGCCGCCGTCGAGGCAGACATCACCGACACCGAGTTCGAGCAGCTGCTCGACTCGCTGGACGCGGTCAAGGCCGAAGCGGCCGTGCACGAGCAGATGCAGGGCGAAGTGGTCAGCGGCAACGGTGACGAAATCACCGACGCCGAGTTCGAATCGCTGCTCGACCAGTTGCATGGCAAGGGCCAGTTCAGTGCGCCAGCACCGGCCAATGCGCTGGCCGCAGCGCCGGCTGCCGGCAGCGACGAAATCACCGATGACGAGTTCGAGTCGCTGCTCGACCAGTTGCACGGCAAGGGCACCTTCGCGGTCGACGCATTGCCGGCTGTCAGCGCCGCACCGGCTGCCGCGCCTGCCGGTGACGACATCAGCGAGCACGAATTCGAAGCGCTGCTCGACCAGTTGCATGGCAAGGGCAAGTTCGGTGGCGCTGCGGCAACTGCCGAAGCCCCTGCTGCTGCGGCGGTGGCTGCTGCGCCGAAAGCCGAGGCCGCGCCTGCCGCCAAGCCGGCACCTGCTCCGGCACCCGCTGCTGCGGCCAAGCCTGCTGCTGCCCCGGCACCGGCCCGCGCACCTGCGCCTGGCGGCGAAAAACACGGCGCCAGCGAAGCAGAAACCACCGTGCGTGTGGATACCGCGCGGCTGGACGAGATCATGAACATGGTCGGCGAGCTGGTGCTGGTGCGTAACCGCCTGGTGCGCCTGGGCCTGAACAGCGGCGACGAGGCCATGTCCAAGGCCGTGTCGAACCTCGACGTGGTCACCGCCGACCTGCAGACCGCGGTCATGAAGACCCGCATGCAGCCGATCAAGAAGGTCTTCGGGCGCTTCCCGCGCCTGGTTCGCGACCTGGCCCGCCAGCTCAAGAAAGAGATCAACCTGGAGCTGGTCGGTGAAGAGACCGACCTCGACAAGAACCTGGTCGAGGCCCTGGCCGACCCGCTGGTGCACTTGGTGCGCAACGCGGTCGACCACGGTGTCGAGATGCCTGACGAACGCGAAGCCTCGGGCAAGGCCCGTACCGGCCGCGTGGTGCTGTCGGCCGAGCAGGAAGGCGACCACATCCTGCTGTCGATCTCTGACGACGGCAAGGGCATGGACCCAAGCGTGCTGCGCGCCAAGGCCGTGGAAAAGGGCCTGATGGACAAGGACGCGGCCGACCGCCTGAGCGAGTCGGACTGCTACAACCTGATCTTCGCCCCGGGCTTCTCGACCAAGACCGAGATTTCCGACGTGTCCGGCCGCGGTGTCGGCATGGACGTGGTGAAGACCAAGATTTCCCAGCTCAACGGCTCGATCAACATCTTCTCGGCCAAGGGCCAGGGTTCGAAGATCGTCATCAAGGTGCCGCTGACCCTGGCGATCATGCCGACCCTGATGGTGATGCTGGCCAACCAGGCGTTCGCCTTCCCGCTGGTCAACGTCAACGAGATCTTCCACCTCGACCTGTCGCGCACCAATGTGGTCGACGGCCAGGAAGTGGTGATCGTGCGCGACAAGGCGCTGCCGCTGTTCTACCTCAAGCGCTGGCTGGTCCAGGACCAGGCGCACGAGGAGCAGCACGAAGGTCACGTGGTGATCCTCTCGGTCGGCACCCAGCGCATCGGCTTTGTGGTCGACCAGCTGGTGGGCCAGGAAGAAGTGGTGATCAAGCCGCTGGGCAAGATGCTGCAGGGCACGCCAGGCATGTCCGGCGCCACCATCACCGGTGACGGCCGTATAGCGCTGATCCTCGACGTCCCGAGCATGCTCAAGCGTTACGCCGCGCGGCGTATTTGA
- the fliA gene encoding RNA polymerase sigma factor FliA, with protein MSASGFKMYSKASKDAQYELVERYAPLVKRIAYHLLARLPANVQVEDLIQAGMIGLLEVANKYDASKGASFETYAGIRIRGAMLDEVRKGDWAPRSVHRNTRMVSDAIRAVEARSGRDAKDHEVAAELQLSLDDYYGILNDTLGSRLFSFDDLLQDGEHEGLHEDGASGQLEPSRDLEDERFQGALADAIANLPERERLVLALYYDEELNLKEIGEVLGVSESRVSQLHSQCAARLRSRLGEWRAR; from the coding sequence ATGAGTGCGAGCGGTTTCAAGATGTACAGCAAGGCGTCCAAGGACGCCCAGTACGAGCTGGTGGAACGTTACGCGCCGCTGGTCAAGCGCATCGCCTACCACCTGCTGGCGCGCCTGCCGGCCAACGTGCAGGTCGAAGACCTGATCCAGGCAGGCATGATCGGCCTGCTGGAAGTCGCCAACAAGTACGACGCCAGCAAGGGCGCCAGCTTCGAAACCTACGCCGGCATCCGCATCCGCGGCGCCATGCTCGACGAGGTGCGCAAGGGTGATTGGGCACCGCGTTCGGTGCACCGCAACACGCGCATGGTCAGCGACGCGATTCGCGCTGTTGAAGCAAGATCGGGCCGTGACGCTAAAGATCACGAGGTTGCTGCCGAACTCCAATTGAGTCTCGATGATTACTACGGGATTTTGAACGATACCTTGGGCAGCCGCCTGTTCAGTTTCGACGACCTTTTGCAGGACGGCGAACACGAGGGGTTGCACGAGGATGGAGCGAGCGGGCAGCTGGAGCCGTCGCGTGACCTGGAAGACGAGCGCTTCCAGGGTGCGCTGGCCGATGCGATTGCCAACCTGCCGGAGCGTGAACGCCTGGTGCTGGCGCTGTACTACGACGAAGAGCTGAACCTCAAGGAAATCGGTGAGGTCCTGGGGGTCAGCGAATCGCGGGTCAGCCAGCTGCACAGCCAGTGCGCCGCGCGTCTGCGCAGCCGCCTTGGGGAATGGCGGGCGCGTTGA
- a CDS encoding chemotaxis response regulator CheY, with translation MKILIVDDFSTMRRIIKNLLRDLGFTNVKEADDGNTALPMLNSENFDFLVTDWNMPGMTGIDLLRAVRADERLKHLPVLMVTAEAKREQIIEAAQAGVNGYVVKPFTAQALKEKIEKIFERVNG, from the coding sequence ATGAAAATCCTCATCGTTGACGACTTTTCGACGATGCGGCGGATCATCAAGAACCTGTTGCGTGACCTGGGGTTCACCAACGTCAAGGAAGCTGATGACGGCAACACGGCACTGCCGATGCTCAACAGCGAGAACTTCGATTTCCTGGTAACCGACTGGAACATGCCCGGCATGACCGGTATCGACCTGCTGCGCGCCGTGCGTGCAGACGAGCGCCTCAAGCACCTGCCGGTGTTGATGGTAACCGCCGAAGCCAAGCGCGAGCAGATCATCGAAGCCGCCCAGGCCGGCGTCAACGGTTACGTGGTCAAGCCATTCACCGCCCAGGCGCTCAAAGAAAAGATCGAGAAGATCTTCGAACGCGTCAACGGCTGA
- the fleN gene encoding flagellar synthesis regulator FleN, protein MGSMHPVQVIAVTGGKGGVGKTNVSVNLSLALAELGRRVMLLDADLGLANVDVLLGLTPKRTLADVIEGRCELRDVLLQGPGGVRIVPAASGTQSMVHLAPAQHAGLIQAFSEIGDNLDVLVIDTAAGIGDSVVSFVRAAQEVLLVVCDEPTSITDAYALIKLLNRDYGMNRFRVLANMAQSPQEGRNLFAKLTKVTDRFLDVALQYVGAVPYDECVRKAVQKQRAVYEAFPRSKCALAFKAIAQKVDSWPLPANPRGHLEFFVERLVQPTSAGPVL, encoded by the coding sequence ATGGGTAGCATGCATCCCGTACAGGTGATCGCCGTCACCGGTGGCAAAGGTGGCGTCGGCAAGACCAACGTTTCAGTGAACCTGTCCCTGGCGCTGGCTGAACTCGGCCGTCGGGTCATGCTGCTCGACGCCGACCTGGGCCTGGCCAATGTCGACGTGTTGCTCGGTCTCACCCCAAAACGCACCCTGGCCGATGTCATCGAAGGCCGCTGCGAGCTGCGCGACGTGCTGTTGCAGGGCCCGGGCGGTGTGCGCATCGTGCCGGCCGCCTCCGGCACCCAGAGCATGGTGCACCTGGCCCCGGCGCAGCATGCAGGGCTCATTCAGGCGTTCAGCGAGATCGGCGACAACCTCGACGTGCTGGTGATCGACACCGCTGCAGGTATCGGTGACTCGGTAGTCAGCTTTGTCCGCGCCGCGCAAGAGGTGCTGCTGGTGGTGTGCGACGAGCCCACCTCGATTACCGATGCCTACGCGCTGATCAAGCTGCTCAACCGCGACTACGGCATGAACCGTTTCCGCGTGCTGGCCAACATGGCCCAGAGCCCGCAGGAAGGGCGCAACCTGTTCGCCAAGTTGACCAAGGTCACGGACCGCTTCCTCGACGTCGCCCTACAATACGTCGGTGCGGTGCCTTACGACGAATGTGTGCGCAAGGCTGTGCAGAAGCAGCGGGCGGTCTACGAGGCCTTCCCTCGGTCCAAGTGTGCGCTGGCCTTCAAGGCCATCGCGCAGAAGGTCGACAGCTGGCCGCTGCCTGCCAACCCGCGCGGGCACCTGGAGTTCTTCGTCGAGCGTCTGGTACAACCCACCAGTGCAGGGCCGGTGCTATGA
- a CDS encoding protein-glutamate methylesterase/protein-glutamine glutaminase, producing MAVKVLVVDDSGFFRRRVSEILSADPTIQVVGTATNGKEAIDQALSLKPDVITMDYEMPMMDGITAVRHIMQRCPTPVLMFSSLTHEGARVTLDALDAGAVDYLPKNFEDISRNPQKVQQMLCEKVHTISRSNRRFSAYSSPAPAAAPAASSPAPASSFSTSAPAARTAAPAPTRSAAPAASHSPAPKRKPYKLVAIGTSTGGPVALQRVLTQLPAGFPAPIVLIQHMPAAFTKAFAERLDKLCKISVKEAEDGDVLRPGLALLAPGGKQMMVDGRGTVKILPGDERLNYKPCVDITFGSAAKSYGDKVLSVVLTGMGADGREGARLLKQGGSTVWAQDEASCVIYGMPMAIVKANLADAVYSLDDIGKHLVEACV from the coding sequence ATGGCAGTCAAGGTCCTGGTGGTGGATGATTCCGGTTTCTTCCGCCGCCGTGTCTCGGAAATTCTCTCGGCTGACCCGACCATCCAGGTCGTGGGCACCGCGACCAACGGCAAGGAAGCGATCGACCAGGCGCTGTCGCTCAAGCCCGATGTCATCACCATGGACTATGAAATGCCCATGATGGACGGCATCACCGCGGTACGGCACATCATGCAGCGTTGCCCGACGCCGGTGCTGATGTTTTCCTCGCTCACCCATGAAGGCGCCCGGGTCACCCTCGATGCGCTGGATGCCGGTGCCGTCGACTACCTGCCGAAAAACTTCGAAGACATCTCGCGCAACCCGCAAAAGGTCCAGCAGATGCTGTGCGAGAAGGTCCACACCATCTCGCGCAGCAACCGCCGTTTCAGCGCTTATTCCAGCCCCGCACCTGCCGCAGCGCCAGCTGCCAGCAGCCCGGCGCCGGCCAGCAGCTTCAGCACCAGCGCGCCGGCAGCGCGCACCGCAGCACCTGCGCCAACCCGCAGCGCTGCACCGGCTGCCAGCCACTCGCCGGCGCCCAAGCGCAAGCCCTACAAGCTGGTAGCCATCGGTACCTCCACCGGCGGCCCGGTGGCGCTGCAGCGTGTGCTGACGCAACTGCCTGCCGGTTTCCCGGCGCCGATCGTGCTTATCCAGCACATGCCGGCAGCCTTCACCAAGGCCTTTGCCGAGCGCCTGGACAAACTGTGCAAGATCAGCGTCAAGGAAGCCGAGGACGGCGACGTGCTGCGCCCTGGCCTGGCGCTGCTGGCCCCTGGCGGCAAGCAGATGATGGTCGACGGCCGTGGTACGGTGAAGATCCTGCCGGGTGACGAACGCCTGAACTACAAACCCTGTGTCGACATCACCTTCGGTTCGGCTGCCAAGTCGTACGGTGACAAGGTGCTCTCGGTGGTGCTCACCGGCATGGGCGCCGACGGCCGTGAGGGCGCGCGCCTGCTCAAACAGGGCGGCAGCACCGTGTGGGCCCAGGATGAAGCCAGCTGCGTGATCTACGGCATGCCCATGGCCATCGTCAAAGCCAACCTGGCTGACGCGGTCTACAGCCTGGACGACATTGGCAAACACCTGGTCGAGGCTTGCGTCTGA
- a CDS encoding protein phosphatase CheZ, translating to MESTNNSLGEFETTLKKHAQELVESLERGRFGDAVQLIHQLNQTRDRGLYQEVGKLTRELHSAIVNFQIDPAMPQAEEVSQITDATERLSYVVRLTEGAANRTMDLAEACTPVLNDLAAEAQSLSADWQRFMRREVAAPEFRELVKRVDSFLTQSAEGNQKVASHLNDIVLAQDYQDLTGQVIKRVTALVTEVESNLLKLVLMASQVDRFAGIEHDHQQLRAEKDQEKHPTRGEGPQIHADKREDVVSSQDDVDDLLSSLGF from the coding sequence ATGGAGTCAACCAACAACTCTCTGGGTGAGTTCGAAACTACCCTGAAGAAGCATGCCCAGGAACTGGTCGAAAGCCTTGAGCGCGGCCGGTTCGGTGATGCGGTGCAGCTGATCCACCAACTGAACCAGACCCGCGACCGCGGGCTGTATCAGGAAGTCGGCAAGCTCACCCGCGAACTGCATAGTGCAATCGTCAACTTCCAGATCGACCCGGCCATGCCGCAGGCCGAGGAAGTGTCGCAGATCACCGATGCCACCGAGCGCCTCTCCTACGTGGTTCGCCTCACCGAAGGTGCGGCCAACCGCACCATGGACCTGGCGGAGGCGTGCACCCCGGTGCTCAACGACCTCGCCGCCGAGGCCCAGAGCCTGTCCGCCGACTGGCAGCGCTTCATGCGCCGCGAGGTGGCAGCGCCTGAATTCCGTGAGCTGGTCAAGCGGGTCGACAGTTTCCTGACGCAAAGCGCCGAGGGTAACCAGAAAGTCGCCAGCCACCTCAACGATATCGTCCTGGCCCAGGATTATCAGGATCTCACCGGCCAGGTGATCAAACGGGTGACCGCGTTGGTCACCGAAGTCGAAAGCAATCTGCTCAAGCTCGTGCTGATGGCCAGCCAGGTCGACCGCTTTGCCGGTATCGAACATGACCACCAGCAGCTGCGTGCTGAAAAAGATCAAGAAAAACATCCGACTCGGGGTGAAGGTCCGCAGATTCATGCCGATAAGCGTGAAGACGTCGTGTCCAGTCAGGACGATGTCGATGATCTGCTGTCCAGCCTGGGTTTTTAA